GCTGAAGACGTTCTTTTGCAACTCCAGAAAAAGCGCCACATCGCCGGTGAGCATACGCGATTCAATCAGGTTGGTGGCTACGGTCAGATCTGATAACCCTTCCAGCAGACACTCTTCCAGCGTCCGCACGCTGTGTCCCACTTCCAGCTTCAGATCCCACATCAGCGTCAGCAGTTCGCTGGTACGCTGGGCATCCTGGTCAGAAAGGGGGCTACGGCTGAGGATCAGCACATCAATATCGGAGAGTGGATGCAGTTCACCCCGCCCGTAGCCACCCACGGCTACCAGGGCGATCCCCTCCTTTTCCGGAAAGTCATAAAAGCGCCACAGGCGCCTTAACAGACGATCGATAAACAGCGTACGGGCATCGATCAGGGCTTCGACATCTTCACCGGCATCGAATGCCCTGGCCAGCAAGTGATGAAACTGCTCAAGGTGTTGCTTCAGGGATTCCCTGGTCAGCTGCGCATCTTCCCAGTGAGCGGGGGAGCCAGACTGCCTGTAATCCTTTAATGTTTTGGTCACGCCAGTGCTCCTGCTTAATGCTCTGCGAGTCGGAAGTGAAAAGATCATTAGCGACAATAGCGCCAGCACTGGCCTGAGATCAAAAAAAACCGGCCGGAGCCGGTTTTTTCTTTCGCTGCCTCTTACCCTTCGTGGGTCAGAACGGCAGGGATAGTGTCATCTTTGCGCAGCGTCATAATTTCGCAGCCGTTTTCGGTCACTACGATGGTGTGCTCATACTGGGCGGATAAGCTGCGATCTTTGGTTTTCACTGTCCAGCCATCTTTCATGCTGCGAATACGGTAATCTCCGGCGTTAACCATAGGCTCAATGGTAAAAGCCATGCCCGCCTGCAACACCACGCCACCATCATCGGCATCATAGTGCAGAACCTGTGGCTCTTCGTGGAACCCTTTACCGATACCGTGACCGCAATATTCACGGACCACAGAGAAGTCCTGAGCTTCAACAAACTTCTGGATCTCACGGCCAATGGTGCGCAGGCGAATACCCGGCTTCACCATCTTCAGCGCCAGGTAGAGGCTCTCCTGAGTCACACGGCACAGACGTTCTCCCTGGATGGTCGGCTTACCAACGATAAACATTTTAGAGGTGTCACCGTGATACTCGTCTTTAATGACGGTCACGTCGATATTGACGATATCGCCCTCTTTCAGGATGCGCTCATCGCTGGGAATGCCGTGACAGACCACTTCATTAATCGAGATACAGACTGATTTAGGAAAGCCGTGATAGCCCAGGCTGGCAGAGACCGCTTTTTGCGTGTTCACGATGTAATCGTTACAAATACGATCCAGTTCGCCAGTGCTGATGCCGGGTTTCACATGCTCTTCGATCATTTCCAGCACTTCAGCGGCCAGACGGCCAGCCACGCGCATTTTTTCGATTTCTTCAGGGGTTTTGATTGTAATTGCCATTAATTTTGTCCGCAGTTGTCGCTATTTTCGACAATAATAAAGGAAGTGCAGCAATGGTAGCAGCCCACCTTTGCTCTGCCAATTGCAGTTTGTAGCAGAGCAGCAATGGGCAACAATTATTGGCTTCACGGGCGCCATTGTGGTATAAAGCGCGCCGACGATTCTCTGTGAGGAGTTTTCTCAGGGAAACGCATAAATCTCATTATGTGTAAATAACACACATGTATCGACACATACTCCGGGGTGCCTTAAAGCCTGCGCAAGCAGCCTGACGGGTCGGTTGTATGGGATACATGGAGGCTTAACCCCAAATCATTCTATAGAGGTAATCATGGCAACTGTTTCCATGCGCGACATGCTCAAGGCCGGTGTACACTTCGGTCACCAGACCCGTTACTGGAACCCGAAAATGAAGCCATTCATCTTCGGCGCTCGTAACAAAGTTCACATCATCAACCTTGAAAAAACCGTACCAATGTTCAACGAAGCTCTGGCTGAACTGAACAAGATCGCTTCCCGTAAAGGAAAGATCCTGATGGTCGGTACTAAGCGCGCTGCAAGCGAAGCGGTAAAAGAGTCTGCGCTGAGCTGTGACCAGTTCTTCGTAAACCATCGCTGGTTGGGTGGCATGCTGACTAACTGGAAAACCGTTCGTCAGTCCATCAAACGTCTGAAAGACCTGGAAATCCAGTCTCAGGACGGTACCTTCGATAAACTGACCAAGAAAGAAGCGCTGATGCGTACTCGCGAACTGGCCAAGCTGGAAAACAGCCTGGGCGGTATCAAAGATATGGGCGGCCTGCCTGACGCACTGTTCGTTGTTGACGCTGACCACGAACACATCGCTATCAAAGAAGCAAACAACCTGGGTATCCCGGTCTTTGCTATCGTTGATACCAACTCTGATCCAGACGGCGTTGACTTCATCATTCCTGGTAATGACGATGCAATCCGTGCTGTAAGCCTGTACCTGACCGCAGTGGCTACCACTGTGCGTGAAGGTCGCTCACAGGATCTGGCTCAGCAGGCTGAAGAAACCTTCGCCGAAGCTGAGTAATAAGGATCGCTCCTCAGAGAGCCCTTAGACATCAGATGTTAATCTGTAAGGGGCCTGCATTGGCCCCTTTATTTTATTCGAATTCGCTTTGCCGCTTGTCATAAACGGCGGGGCAGAATGTTTCTCCCGAGACCAGGCATCTGTAGCGAACCTCAAGGCTTTCGCTGACCGATGCACGCTAACCGAGGATTATAGAATGGCTGCTATTACCGCTGCTCTGGTAAAAGAACTGCGCGAGCGTACTGCCGCTGGCATGATGGATTGCAAAAAAGCACTGACCGAAGCCGACGGCGACATCGAGCTGGCGATCGAGAATATGCGTAAATCTGGCGCGATCAAAGCTGCCAAGAAAGCAGGCAACGTTGCTGCTGACGGCGTGATCAAAACCAAAATCGAAGGCAACTACGGTGTGATTCTGGAAGTTAACTGCCAGACTGACTTCGTTGCTAAAGATGGTGGTTTCCAGGCGTTCGCTGACAAAGTGCTGGATGCTGCTGTTGCCGGCAAAATCACTGACGTTGAAGTGCTGAAAGCCCAGTTCGAAGAAGAGCGTGTTGCACTGGTTGCTAAAATCGGTGAAAACATCAACATTCGTCGCATCTCCGTACTGGAAGGCGAAGTTCTGGGTAGCTACCTGCACGGTGCCCGCATCGGTGTTCTGATTTCTGCTACCGGTGCTGACGAAGAGCTGGTTAAGCAGCTGGCAATGCACGTTGCTGCAAGCAAGCCAGAATTCGTTAAGCCAGAAGATGTTTCTGCTGAAGTTGTAGAGAAAGAGTTCCAGGTTCAGCTGGACATCGCTATGCAGTCTGGTAAGCCGAAAGAGATCGCAGAGAAAATGGTTGAAGGCCGTATGAAGAAATTCACCGGTGAAGTTTCTCTGACTGGCCAGCCTTTCGTTATTGACCCATCAAAAACTGTGGGTCAGTTGCTGAAAGAGAAAAACGCTGACGTTGTTAACTTCATCCGCTTCGAAGTGGGTGAGGGTATTGAGAAAGCTGAGACCGATTTCGCAGCAGAAGTTGCCGCGATGTCCAAGCAGTCTTAATGCTTGAAAAGAACCGCCATCCGGCGGTTCTTTTTTGTCTGGCTTTAGCACCACCCATTTTCAGTCTCATCCCAATAGCATTTCTCCGGTGCTAAGAGGATGATAGATCAGATTTGACTCCTCATATCGACCAAACCATCCAGGAAAAAACACCATGGCGACCAATGCAAAACCTGTATATCAACGTATCCTGCTTAAACTCAGTGGCGAAGCACTGCAAGGTGCCGAAGGCTTCGGTATTGATGCAAGCGTACTGGATCGTATGGCTCAGGAAGTTAAAGAGCTGGTAGAACTGGGCATTCAGGTGGGTGTGGTTATCGGTGGTGGCAATCTGTTCCGTGGCGCTGGTCTGGCGCAGGCTGGAATGAATCGTGTCGTTGGCGACCATATGGGCATGCTGGCGACCGTGATGAACGGTCTGGCAATGCGTGATGCTCTGCATCGTGCCTATGTGAACGCCCGCCTGATGTCCGCGATCCCGCTGAATGGCGTTTGCGATAATTACAGCTGGGCAGAAGCCATCAGCCTGTTACGTAACAACCGTGTGGTGATCTTCTCCGCCGGTACCGGTAATCCCTTCTTCACTACCGATTCCGCTGCTTGCCTGCGCGGTATCGAAATCGAAGCCGATGTTGTGCTGAAAGCGACTAAAGTGGATGGCGTCTATTCAGCCGATCCGGTGAAAAATCCGGATGCGACCCTGTACGATCAGATCAGCTACACTGACGTGCTGGATAAAGAGCTGAAAGTGATGGATCTGGCCGCGTTTACGCTGGCTCGTGACCACAAACTGCCAATTCGTGTGTTCAACATGAACAAGCCTGGCGCACTGCGCCGTGTGGTAATGGGTGAAAAAGAAGGTACCCTGATTACGCAATAATATCAGTCACTGCGTAAAATAAGGTATATTCTGCCTCTGTGGCGCTTTGCGCGCTACAATCAGAACCACCGACTATTTTGAAACGGGCTCTGTTTACAGAGCCTGCCTGGTAACCAGAATCCAAGGGTTCCAACGTGATTAACGAAATCAAAAAAGATGCTGAAGCGCGCATGGACAAATGCGTGGAAGCGTTCAAAAGCCATATCAGCAAAATCCGTACTGGCCGTGCATCGCCGAGCATTCTCGACGGCATCATGGTCGACTACTACGGTTCTTCCACCCCTCTGCGCCAGCTGGCCAGCGTTACAGTGGAAGACTCACGCACACTGAAAATCAACGTGTTTGACCGTTCTATCAGTGCTGCTGTTGAGAAAGCCATCATGACCTCTGACCTGGGGCTTAACCCAAGTTCAGCGGGTACCGACATCCGTGTGCCTCTGCCAGCGCTGACTGAAGAGCGTCGTAAAGACCTGATCAAAGTGGTGCGTGGTGAAGCTGAACAGGGTCGTGTCTCCGTGCGTAACGTTCGCCGTGATGCTAACGACAAAGTGAAAGCTTTGCTGAAAGACAAAGAGATCAGTGAAGACGAAGAGCGTCGTTCACAAGATGAAATCCAGAAAATGACCGACGTCTTTATCAAGAAAGTTGATACTTCGCTGGCAGAAAAAGAAGCGGAGCTGATGGACTTCTGAGTTCATCCTGATCCGATCACGCCGTACAGATTGCCGTTCTTATGAGTGGTTAGTCTTACGGCGT
This genomic window from Erwinia sp. E_sp_B01_1 contains:
- the map gene encoding type I methionyl aminopeptidase, producing MAITIKTPEEIEKMRVAGRLAAEVLEMIEEHVKPGISTGELDRICNDYIVNTQKAVSASLGYHGFPKSVCISINEVVCHGIPSDERILKEGDIVNIDVTVIKDEYHGDTSKMFIVGKPTIQGERLCRVTQESLYLALKMVKPGIRLRTIGREIQKFVEAQDFSVVREYCGHGIGKGFHEEPQVLHYDADDGGVVLQAGMAFTIEPMVNAGDYRIRSMKDGWTVKTKDRSLSAQYEHTIVVTENGCEIMTLRKDDTIPAVLTHEG
- the rpsB gene encoding 30S ribosomal protein S2; amino-acid sequence: MATVSMRDMLKAGVHFGHQTRYWNPKMKPFIFGARNKVHIINLEKTVPMFNEALAELNKIASRKGKILMVGTKRAASEAVKESALSCDQFFVNHRWLGGMLTNWKTVRQSIKRLKDLEIQSQDGTFDKLTKKEALMRTRELAKLENSLGGIKDMGGLPDALFVVDADHEHIAIKEANNLGIPVFAIVDTNSDPDGVDFIIPGNDDAIRAVSLYLTAVATTVREGRSQDLAQQAEETFAEAE
- the tsf gene encoding translation elongation factor Ts, encoding MAAITAALVKELRERTAAGMMDCKKALTEADGDIELAIENMRKSGAIKAAKKAGNVAADGVIKTKIEGNYGVILEVNCQTDFVAKDGGFQAFADKVLDAAVAGKITDVEVLKAQFEEERVALVAKIGENINIRRISVLEGEVLGSYLHGARIGVLISATGADEELVKQLAMHVAASKPEFVKPEDVSAEVVEKEFQVQLDIAMQSGKPKEIAEKMVEGRMKKFTGEVSLTGQPFVIDPSKTVGQLLKEKNADVVNFIRFEVGEGIEKAETDFAAEVAAMSKQS
- the pyrH gene encoding UMP kinase, with the protein product MATNAKPVYQRILLKLSGEALQGAEGFGIDASVLDRMAQEVKELVELGIQVGVVIGGGNLFRGAGLAQAGMNRVVGDHMGMLATVMNGLAMRDALHRAYVNARLMSAIPLNGVCDNYSWAEAISLLRNNRVVIFSAGTGNPFFTTDSAACLRGIEIEADVVLKATKVDGVYSADPVKNPDATLYDQISYTDVLDKELKVMDLAAFTLARDHKLPIRVFNMNKPGALRRVVMGEKEGTLITQ
- the frr gene encoding ribosome recycling factor; protein product: MINEIKKDAEARMDKCVEAFKSHISKIRTGRASPSILDGIMVDYYGSSTPLRQLASVTVEDSRTLKINVFDRSISAAVEKAIMTSDLGLNPSSAGTDIRVPLPALTEERRKDLIKVVRGEAEQGRVSVRNVRRDANDKVKALLKDKEISEDEERRSQDEIQKMTDVFIKKVDTSLAEKEAELMDF